The DNA sequence TTTGGTAAAAAAAATGGTAATGGATTTGGTTTGTTAAGTTGCAAAACAATAGTACATAGTCACAATGGAGAAATTTATTTTGAGAGTGAAGAAAAAAAAGGCACTAAATTTATAATAGAGTTGCCCAAGAAATAATATATTTTAGGAAGGAAGTTAAAAAATGATTGATTTACATATTCATACTACATGTTCTGATGGAACTTATACTCCAGAGGAAGTTGTAGAATTATGCAAAGAAAAAAACATAGAGGTTATGGCAATAACGGACCATGACACAGTAGAAGGGTTAAAAGAAGGGAGAAAAAAAGCTGAAGAGTTAGGGATAACATTTATAAATGGAATAGAATTTTCAACAGATTATTATGGAAAAGAAGTTCATATACTAGGGTATTTTTTAAATATTGAAGATGAGGCTTTTTTAAAAGAAATAAAATTATTAGGAGAAGAAAGAGAAAAAAGAACAGAATTAATGTTAGAAAAATTAAAAAGATATGGAATAAATATAACAATGGAAGATGTACTAGAAGAAGTAAAAGGAAATCTTATAAGCAGAACTCATATAGCAGGAGCAATGTATAAAAAAGGTTATATAAGAAGTAGAAAAGAGGCTTTTATTAATTATATAGGAAGTGGAAAAGGAGCTTATATTCCAAAAGAAAATTTATCCCCAGCAAGAGCAGTAAAGTTAATAAAAGATAATGGTGGATTAGCATTTGTAGCACATCCCAAATTAATATCATTAGGAGAAAAAAGAACCTTGGAATTATTAGATATATTGCAAGAAGTGGGGCTAGATGGATTAGAAATATATTATCCAAGTTTTTCATCTATAGATATTGCATATTATAGTAGAATAGCAAAAGAGAGAGGGTTAATTGCCAGCGGAGGCTCTGATTTTCATGGAGGGAATAGAATTGAAATTTCTATTGGAGTATCTAATGTAAAGAATGATATTTATGAAGCAATGCTAGAGAGACTAGAAAGTCAAAAAAATGAAAAAGTGAGGAGAAATAATGAAAAAGTTAACAAAATTTTTAAAAAATAATATTATAAGTGGATTTTTAGTGTTTTTACCAATAGGAATAATAATATTTGTTTTTAAATTTGCATATAATTCAATATATAATTTAGTATTACCATTGGCAACAACTATTTCAAAAACTTCAAAAATACAGACAAGTTTTTCGGTTATTATAACAATAACATTAATATTAGCAGTTTGTTTAATAATAGGTATAATAGTTCAGACAAGTATAGGAGAAATTTTTAGAGAAAGAATAGAAAATAGAATATTAAAAAAAATACCTGGATATAATGTAGTGAATGAAACAATAAAACAGATATTTCAAGGAGAAGAAACGCCATTTTCAAAAGTAGCATTAGCAGATGTATATTCAAAAGGAGCTTATTCAACATGCTTTATAACTGATGAGACAGACAATATGGTAACAGTATTTGTACCAGCAGCATTAAATCCAACATCAGGGAATATATTTCATTTGCCAAAAGATAGAGTTACAATTTTGGATGTATCAATAGATGATGCAATGAGGTCAATAATAGGATGTGGAATAGGTTCTGATAAATTAATAAAAGAGTTTGAAAAAAATAAAATTGAATACAAGGAGAGAATATAGTAATGAAAAAGAATAAGAGTGATATTATTAAAGCAGCTGATGAAAAGAAAGAAAATACTCAAAGTATTATAAAATTATTACCAATATTAATTATATTAGCAATAGTTCCGTTAATAGTATTTTTGAAAGTAGTTAAATTAACAGGTGCAAGGCATGACTTTTGGACAGGAGAACCAAGAAATTGGGATTTCTTTTCATATTATAAAGTTATATGGATATATGTATTAACGGTTATATCTCTTGGTTCAAGTTATTTTGTAAAAAGAATAAAAAAATCTAATTTCTACATACCTTTATTGGCATATGGAATATTAATAAGCCTTTCTTCTATGGTTTCTAAATACAAAATTATATCTCTTTATGGATTTGTAGATAGATATGAAGGAGCATTTGTATTAATATGTTATCTTTTTTTAACATTTATAACTTTTAATTTGATAAAAAATAAATTTGATATAAAATTGATATTTTTTGCTTTAGGAATTGGTGCATTTATAATGTCTCTTATTGGAATATTTCAATTTTTTGGAATGGATATATTTAGAACGTATCAAGGCAAATTATGGATATTACCTCCTGACTGGGAGAAGTTGGCGGATAGTTTAAAATTTACTTTTGCCCCAGGCACAATTTATGCAACTCTTTATAATACAAATTATGTTGGAAGTTATATGTCAATGCTATTTTTATTAAGTATAATTGCAGTAATATATACTAAAAATAAAGTTAAACTAAGTATAATAATAATATTTAATCTGCTTATGTACTCAAATTGGATAGGATGTCGTTCAAGAGCTGGAATGGTTGGAGGAACTGCAGGATTAATATTGTTAATTATAATTTTTAGAAAAAAACTTTTAAAAAAATGGATGTTGATTTTAGGATTAGTAGTTTCATATATAGTTATAGCACTTTTAATGAATTTATATACAATAAAAGCAGAGTATAGTTCTGGACCGTTATTAGCAAAAATAGCCTCATTAGGAAGTGCAGCAAAACAAGTAGTAGAAGGAAGTAATGTTGCTCTTAAAGATATAGTTATGAAGAAAAATAGGATAGAAATAAGAACTAAAAAAGAAACGTTTATAATGGAAATAGATAAAGAGAAAATTAAATTTTATGATACTATTAATAATGTTTTGGAGTATAAAATTATAAAAGATGAAAATAAAGATAAAGTTATAATTTTTAAAAATGAAAAATATAGTAAATATAAAGTTAAATTATCAGAAAATAATATATTTACTCTATATTTTAATGGTATGAAATTAAATTTTATTTATATGAAAAATGGATTTAAATTAATTAATTCAAAAGGTAAATTGGATACTTTTCACAATATAGATAGAATAAAGTTTTTTGATGGAAAAGAAAAAGCTGGGAGTATGAGATTTTATATTTGGTCAAGAAGTATACCACTTCTTAAAAAAACTCTGTTTTTAGGATTTGGACCTGATACATTTGCAATATATTTTCCTCAAAATGATTATATAGGAAAATTAAAAGCATTTGGAACAATTTATGAAGTAGTGGATAAACCGCATGATATGTATTTGCAAATAGCAATAAATACAGGAGTTTTATCATTGATAGCATTTTTAGTTTTAGTAATAGGATATATATATCAGAGCTTAAATATATATTTAAAGAGAAACCTAAATGAATTTGAAATTATATCTGGTGGAGCAATAGCAGTAGCAATTTTTGCATACTTAGTAACAGCAACTTTTAATGATAGTTTGGTATCAGTTGCACCGGTATTTTGGGTATTATTAGGAGCAGGATTAGGGATAAATAGATTGAATGAAGAGAAAAAACAAAAATTGGAGGATGAATAAAATGAAAAAAACATGTTTAGTAACAGGTGGAGCAGGATATATAGGAAGTCACACTTGTGTAGAGTTATTAAATGCAGGATATGATGTTATTGTAGCTGATAATTTTAGCAATAGTAAAATGGAATCATTAAATAGAGTAAAAGAAATTACAGGAAAAGATTTTAAATTTTATGAAGTAGATATATTGGATTATGAAAAAACAGAAAGAATTTTTAAAGAAAATAAAATAGATGGCGTAATCCATTTTGCAGGTTTAAAAGCTGTAGGAGAATCAGTAGAAATTCCACTTAGATATTATCATAATAACATAACAACTACTTTAATATTATGTGAAATTATGCAAAAATATAATGTCAAAAATTTAGTATTTAGTTCATCGGCAACAGTATATGGTGATCCTGAAAGGGTTCCAATAACAGAGGATTTTTCATTACACGCAACTAATCCATATGGTAGAACAAAACTTATGATAGAGGAGATATTACAGGATTTATATGTAGCAGAAAAATCTTTTAATATAGCGATTTTAAGATATTTTAATCCAATTGGAGC is a window from the Haliovirga abyssi genome containing:
- a CDS encoding PHP domain-containing protein, with product MIDLHIHTTCSDGTYTPEEVVELCKEKNIEVMAITDHDTVEGLKEGRKKAEELGITFINGIEFSTDYYGKEVHILGYFLNIEDEAFLKEIKLLGEEREKRTELMLEKLKRYGINITMEDVLEEVKGNLISRTHIAGAMYKKGYIRSRKEAFINYIGSGKGAYIPKENLSPARAVKLIKDNGGLAFVAHPKLISLGEKRTLELLDILQEVGLDGLEIYYPSFSSIDIAYYSRIAKERGLIASGGSDFHGGNRIEISIGVSNVKNDIYEAMLERLESQKNEKVRRNNEKVNKIFKK
- a CDS encoding DUF502 domain-containing protein, which produces MKKLTKFLKNNIISGFLVFLPIGIIIFVFKFAYNSIYNLVLPLATTISKTSKIQTSFSVIITITLILAVCLIIGIIVQTSIGEIFRERIENRILKKIPGYNVVNETIKQIFQGEETPFSKVALADVYSKGAYSTCFITDETDNMVTVFVPAALNPTSGNIFHLPKDRVTILDVSIDDAMRSIIGCGIGSDKLIKEFEKNKIEYKERI
- a CDS encoding O-antigen ligase family protein, giving the protein MKKNKSDIIKAADEKKENTQSIIKLLPILIILAIVPLIVFLKVVKLTGARHDFWTGEPRNWDFFSYYKVIWIYVLTVISLGSSYFVKRIKKSNFYIPLLAYGILISLSSMVSKYKIISLYGFVDRYEGAFVLICYLFLTFITFNLIKNKFDIKLIFFALGIGAFIMSLIGIFQFFGMDIFRTYQGKLWILPPDWEKLADSLKFTFAPGTIYATLYNTNYVGSYMSMLFLLSIIAVIYTKNKVKLSIIIIFNLLMYSNWIGCRSRAGMVGGTAGLILLIIIFRKKLLKKWMLILGLVVSYIVIALLMNLYTIKAEYSSGPLLAKIASLGSAAKQVVEGSNVALKDIVMKKNRIEIRTKKETFIMEIDKEKIKFYDTINNVLEYKIIKDENKDKVIIFKNEKYSKYKVKLSENNIFTLYFNGMKLNFIYMKNGFKLINSKGKLDTFHNIDRIKFFDGKEKAGSMRFYIWSRSIPLLKKTLFLGFGPDTFAIYFPQNDYIGKLKAFGTIYEVVDKPHDMYLQIAINTGVLSLIAFLVLVIGYIYQSLNIYLKRNLNEFEIISGGAIAVAIFAYLVTATFNDSLVSVAPVFWVLLGAGLGINRLNEEKKQKLEDE
- the galE gene encoding UDP-glucose 4-epimerase GalE translates to MKKTCLVTGGAGYIGSHTCVELLNAGYDVIVADNFSNSKMESLNRVKEITGKDFKFYEVDILDYEKTERIFKENKIDGVIHFAGLKAVGESVEIPLRYYHNNITTTLILCEIMQKYNVKNLVFSSSATVYGDPERVPITEDFSLHATNPYGRTKLMIEEILQDLYVAEKSFNIAILRYFNPIGAHKSGKIGEDPNGIPNNLLPYIAQVAVGKLKEVRVFGNDYPTIDGTGVRDYIHVVDLAKGHLKALEKLEGKPGIVTYNLGTGKGTTVLEMISAFEKACNKKIPYKIIERRAGDIAKCYADPEKAEKELNWKAEKGIEEMCKDSWNWQSKNPNGYGK